In a single window of the Montipora capricornis isolate CH-2021 chromosome 11, ASM3666992v2, whole genome shotgun sequence genome:
- the LOC138023366 gene encoding uncharacterized protein, with product MGDKHVCFSAENFRNQDKLIRFYTGIVNWNVFLQLFNFIEDRCKDLKYWRSDIKVDENHQQQLRQGRPRSLSMLDEYFLTLVRLRHAFPEEHLAYLFKVSRSTVSRVFHSWINLLYFELGSLPIWQSKDLIWETMPVAFKEKYSATRCILDCTEIKICKPSSLRTQSQCFSSYKNTATAKGLLGIAPSGAPTFISDLYTGSISDKDITKQSGILELLEEGDECMADKGFNIKDLLEPIGVTLNIPPFLSDKGQFDGGEVENTQSIASVRIHVESAISRIKMYKIISNVVPLSLSGLLNQIWTVCGMLLLFQAPIINQENVED from the coding sequence ATGGGGGATAAACACGTGTGTTTTTCTGCTGAAAACTTTCGCAACCAAGACAAATTAATTCGATTTTACACAggtattgttaactggaatgtGTTTTTACAATTGTTTAACTTCATTGAAGATAGGTGTAAGGATCTCAAATACTGGAGGTCGGATATCAAGGTGGATGAAAATCATCAACAACAGCTGCGACAAGGGAGACCTCGCAGCCTGTCGATGCTTGACGAGTATTTTTTAACTCTTGTGAGATTGAGACATGCCTTCCCAGAGGAACATCTAGCATATCTTTTCAAAGTATCTAGGTCAACAGTTTCCAGAGTGTTCCATTCTTGGATTAACTTACTTTACTTTGAATTGGGATCTCTTCCCATCTGGCAAAGCAAGGATTTGATCTGGGAAACTATGCCAGTTGCCTTCAAAGAAAAGTACTCAGCTACGAGATGCATTCttgactgtacagaaatcaaaatctGCAAGCCATCATCCTTGAGGACTCAAAGCCAGTGTTTTTCTTCTTACAAAAACACGGCAACTGCCAAGGGATTACTAGGAATTGCACCCTCAGGAGCCCCAACCTTTATTTCTGATCTTTACACAGGTAGCATTTCAGATAAAGATATAACAAAACAAAGTGGTATCCTTGAGCTGCTGGAAGAAGGAGATGAGTGCATGGCAGACAAAGGATTTAACATCAAGGATTTACTGGAGCCAATTGGAGTAACTTTAAATATTCCTCCATTTCTTTCTGATAAAGGTCAATTTGATGGAGGAGAAGTTGAAAATACACAATCAATAGCTAGTGTCCGCATCCATGTAGAAAGTGCCATTAGTAGAATCAAGATGTATAAAATCATTTCCAACGTTGTGCCCTTGTCCCTTTCAGGGCTTTTAAATCAGATTTGGACAGTGTGTGGTATGTTACTGCTATTTCAGGCCCCAATTATCAACCAAGAAAATGTAGAAGATTGA